From Plasmodium brasilianum strain Bolivian I chromosome 3, whole genome shotgun sequence, the proteins below share one genomic window:
- a CDS encoding zinc finger protein, with translation MDESINLSDNKNINKSYDIKNIYNIKKEDVIVQEYMNVNNNSTINIDNKDQVNIYIENRDLNKKTYNCYTCNIQIYNYSFFRYHFKSEWHKYNLKRKLLNLNAVNELAFNEKVQILKKSEEGKGKGKGKEQEGNNLNTSKKHSNSNYKKKKGKKNNGEDYNHKKVNNSNSNRNSNNEGSSYDIQKVKYATKEEVLLNRNVKYDNPLVCFFDNRIFNTIDENIKHMNDNYTFYIPDQKYVTDIEKVLLTIGKKIYEENKCIYCFRYSKCVKSLQSHMICKSHTKVHTDFFVFIQKYYDFSKTYVDLLNKYINSKEDKELLIYMLHKRRKDKISLKCQASEKHNKDNTTKNYGVSDDKQNVDNVEDEKSPDDSKQGNVFNHGKGINSNVCTVHNGSNVNGVNDIKYRKLHSSEGENIDDYNSNNYNKQHKYESDNNDDYKVKEEDLSKNLSYDTIYEVLEEFGYIKPELNEYNNLILPDGSEAINRKIAYIFKQKLPLENRTDLKCNKMDVMKKKESNQYNKKYKYYIDIAKKYGLDLNVKTNKLNRFYKSDTMFFL, from the coding sequence ATGGATGAAAGTATCAATTTATCAGacaataaaaacattaacaaatcgtatgatataaaaaatatatacaacataaaaaaagaggatgTGATTGTTCAGGAATATATGAACGTAAATAATAACTCAACAATTAATATAGATAACAAGGAtcaagtaaatatatatattgaaaatagggacttgaataaaaaaacatataactGTTATACTTGTAACATACAGATTTATaactattctttttttcgatATCATTTTAAATCTGAGTGGcacaaatataatttaaagagaaaattattaaaccTAAATGCAGTTAACGAGTTAgcttttaatgaaaaagtgcaaattttaaaaaagagtgaggaaggaaaaggaaaaggaaaaggaaaagaacaGGAGGGAAATAATCTTAATACGTCCAAAAAGCATAGTAAcagtaattataaaaaaaaaaaaggaaaaaaaaacaatggAGAAGATTATAaccataaaaaagtaaataatagtaatagtaataggaatagtaataatgaaGGAAGTAGCTATGATATACAAAAAGTGAAATATGCTACAAAAGAAGAGGTGCTATTAAACAGAAATGTAAAGTATGATAACCCCTTAGTCTGTTTTTTTGATAACAGAATTTTTAATACCattgatgaaaatataaaacatatgaatgataattatactttttatattcctGATCAAAAATATGTAACGGACATAGAAAAAGTACTTTTAACCatagggaaaaaaatatatgaagagAATAAATGCATTTATTGTTTTCGATATTCCAAATGTGTTAAATCTTTACAATCACATATGATATGTAAAAGTCATACGAAAGTACACACcgatttttttgtatttattcaaaaatattatgatttttcaaaaacatatgttgatttattaaataaatatattaacagtaaagaagataaagaattacttatttatatgttacaCAAAAGAAGAAAGGATAAAATATCTTTAAAGTGTCAGGCAAGTGAAAAACATAACAAGGATAatacaacaaaaaattatggagTAAGTGATGATAAGCAAAACGTGGATAATGTTGAAGATGAAAAGAGCCCTGATGATAGCAAACAAGGCAATGTATTCAACCATGGAAAAGGCATTAACAGTAATGTATGTACCGTTCACAATGGAAGCAATGTAAATGGTGTAAACGATATCAAGTATAGAAAATTGCATTCTTCCGAAGGAGAGAACATTGATGACTACAACAGTAATAACTATAACAAGCAACATAAGTATGAAAGTGACAACAATGACGATTACAAAGTGAAAGAAGAGGACTTGAGTAAGAACCTAAGTTATGATACTATTTATGAAGTCCTTGAAGAATTTGGTTATATAAAACCtgaattaaatgaatacaataatttaatattaccGGATGGATCCGAAGCAATTAATAGGAAaatagcatatatatttaaacaaaaattgcCTCTTGAAAATAGGACAgatttaaaatgtaataagaTGGatgttatgaaaaaaaaagagagcaatcagtataacaaaaaatataaatactacATTGATATTGCTAAAAAATATGGCTTAGATTTAAATGTGAAGACAAACAAGTTAAACAGGTTTTATAAAAGTGATActatgttttttctttaa